A single Nostoc cf. commune SO-36 DNA region contains:
- a CDS encoding DUF2808 domain-containing protein, translated as MKKSLIYAVVLTLSSTAIIAPSYASARTDDGRVPHIDGNTQFPPTRWGIFRHTFRLHVPQNSKAVTQLLIKVPDNVTISSDIKNIDVVDENEHNINTNVSVNGKTILLAFTEPVAPNTKLDIDLNKIKRRNLGNGSVYSFSVKEVGIDAEIPIGVAWFRTY; from the coding sequence ATGAAGAAATCACTGATTTACGCTGTTGTATTGACTCTGAGTAGTACAGCTATTATTGCTCCTAGCTATGCAAGTGCTAGAACCGATGATGGTAGGGTTCCCCATATTGATGGAAATACACAATTCCCTCCCACACGCTGGGGAATTTTTAGACATACTTTCCGGTTACACGTTCCCCAAAATAGCAAAGCTGTTACCCAACTACTTATCAAAGTTCCAGACAATGTAACTATAAGTAGTGACATTAAAAATATCGATGTTGTGGATGAAAATGAACATAATATTAACACTAATGTATCTGTCAATGGTAAAACAATACTACTAGCTTTTACCGAACCAGTTGCTCCTAATACTAAGTTGGATATTGATCTTAACAAGATAAAAAGACGAAATCTTGGTAATGGTTCTGTCTACAGCTTTTCGGTTAAAGAGGTTGGCATTGATGCAGAAATTCCTATAGGTGTTGCTTGGTTTCGTACTTACTAA
- a CDS encoding DUF2808 domain-containing protein, whose product MKKLIYAVAFTLAFTSSVDAVFASGKLGDFSASHLMKSAAIPNTTYAIDATHKFEVHVQGKPLAGLTINLPEGVSIDKGIEVENQSGQKIPTTVSINEQKATVAFSQPIDPETKLSISMKGVNTTGYSDETWQYQVYAKKVGFTEEIPLGIAQIQTYR is encoded by the coding sequence ATGAAAAAATTGATTTATGCTGTTGCATTCACACTAGCATTTACATCTTCAGTTGATGCTGTTTTCGCAAGCGGAAAACTAGGTGATTTTAGCGCTTCCCATTTGATGAAAAGTGCTGCCATTCCTAATACTACTTATGCCATAGACGCTACTCATAAATTTGAAGTCCATGTACAGGGTAAACCTCTGGCAGGACTCACAATTAATTTACCTGAAGGAGTGAGCATTGATAAGGGTATTGAGGTAGAAAATCAATCAGGGCAAAAAATTCCCACGACAGTTTCTATTAATGAACAAAAAGCTACAGTAGCTTTCTCGCAACCAATAGACCCTGAGACAAAGCTATCAATTTCTATGAAAGGGGTTAATACCACAGGGTATAGCGACGAAACTTGGCAGTATCAAGTATATGCTAAGAAAGTTGGATTCACAGAAGAAATTCCACTTGGTATAGCTCAGATTCAGACTTATCGTTGA
- the rppA gene encoding two-component system response regulator RppA gives MLTSQISTELLTTQFDMRVLLVEDEPDLGAAIKRTLNQQKYLVDWVMDGNEAWAYLENSSAQYTVAILDWMLPGITGLELCKRLRLKANPLPVLMLTARDRTEDKVTGLDAGADDYLVKPFGMVELLARLRALQRRSPQFQPQQLTVGNLTLDYGNNTVVRKNTIDKQQSIPLTNKEFQLLEYFMKHPNQIVTTEQIRNQIWEVNAESSSNVVAAQIRLLRSKLTNSDCANSIETLHGMGYRFHLTNESE, from the coding sequence ATGCTTACGTCACAAATTTCCACCGAACTTTTAACAACTCAATTTGATATGAGGGTGCTGCTAGTCGAAGATGAGCCAGATTTAGGGGCTGCTATCAAGCGCACCTTAAATCAACAAAAGTACTTAGTTGATTGGGTCATGGATGGTAATGAAGCATGGGCTTACTTAGAAAATAGCTCGGCACAATATACAGTAGCGATTCTTGATTGGATGCTTCCAGGTATTACTGGTTTAGAATTGTGTAAAAGACTGCGTTTGAAAGCAAATCCTCTTCCTGTCTTGATGCTAACTGCTAGAGATAGAACGGAAGATAAAGTTACTGGCTTGGATGCGGGTGCAGATGACTACTTAGTGAAGCCCTTTGGGATGGTGGAATTGCTGGCGCGATTGCGGGCTTTGCAGCGTCGTTCTCCGCAGTTTCAACCCCAACAATTAACTGTTGGTAACTTGACTCTAGATTATGGCAACAATACAGTTGTAAGAAAAAATACTATAGATAAACAGCAAAGCATTCCTTTAACTAATAAAGAGTTCCAACTATTGGAATATTTTATGAAGCACCCCAACCAGATTGTTACTACTGAACAAATTCGTAATCAAATTTGGGAAGTTAATGCGGAATCCAGTAGCAATGTAGTGGCAGCGCAAATACGTTTATTACGTAGCAAACTCACCAATAGCGACTGTGCTAACTCAATTGAAACTTTGCACGGTATGGGATATCGCTTTCATCTCACCAATGAATCAGAATAA
- a CDS encoding IS1634 family transposase → MFSTKDLELKKIDHLGIVAGIVDSIGIVEIINNLLGSEPGEKVSAGQVVKAMILNGLSMMSQPLYMFPKFFELIACEHLIGVGVKAEYLNDDKLGRVLDKLFIKGLDTVFLAVSLNAVEIYQISLSSSHLDSTSFHVDGEYENSLPSVIFENQKESGSLEKENKESQSPQAIKLTYGYSRDHRPDLKQFITQLVCSGDGDIPIYIKAVSGNEVDSKKFGEIAVEYQKRIQVDSLIVADSALYTESNIKLMSSLKWLTRVPLTIKSAKNLVMSLAESEFVKSEKVGYSYAEKKITYGDIEQRWLIVQSQDRKKSDLKKLSKKIEKALTNTQTKLKNLSQEKFACAADARKELTKISKEFKYHQVENIEVIEKDPNVKEENQSKYYQILATVSENKDVIDQEILSAGRFIIATNVLSETELSSEKMLSEYKAQQSCERGFSFLKNPLFLADSIFLKSPERIEALAMIMGLCLLVYTLAQREIRAALKSLNYTVKNQLGKAINNPTMRWIFQCFQSVHLVTFQQKTDFYNLTSEMKYILLFLPEACRNYYRYIS, encoded by the coding sequence ATGTTTAGTACCAAAGACCTTGAATTGAAGAAGATTGACCATTTAGGGATAGTAGCAGGAATAGTAGATTCAATTGGGATTGTAGAAATAATTAATAATTTACTAGGGTCAGAGCCAGGAGAAAAAGTTAGTGCAGGTCAGGTAGTAAAGGCGATGATTTTAAACGGCTTAAGTATGATGTCACAGCCGTTATATATGTTTCCAAAATTCTTTGAATTAATTGCTTGTGAACATTTAATTGGTGTAGGAGTAAAAGCAGAATATCTCAATGATGATAAATTGGGGAGAGTATTAGATAAATTATTTATAAAAGGACTAGATACAGTATTTTTAGCCGTCAGTTTAAATGCAGTAGAAATATATCAGATATCACTCTCATCATCACACTTGGATTCAACATCATTTCATGTAGATGGAGAATATGAAAATAGTTTACCATCAGTGATATTTGAAAATCAAAAAGAATCAGGTTCATTAGAAAAAGAAAATAAAGAGAGTCAATCACCTCAAGCGATAAAGCTGACCTACGGTTATTCAAGAGATCATCGTCCAGATTTAAAACAATTTATTACACAATTAGTATGTTCAGGAGATGGAGATATACCAATATATATAAAAGCAGTATCAGGGAATGAAGTTGATTCTAAAAAGTTTGGAGAAATAGCAGTTGAATATCAGAAAAGAATACAAGTTGATAGTTTAATAGTAGCAGATAGCGCATTATATACAGAATCAAATATCAAGTTAATGTCGAGTCTCAAATGGTTAACCAGAGTACCCTTGACGATAAAATCAGCAAAAAACTTAGTGATGAGTTTAGCAGAATCGGAATTTGTTAAAAGTGAAAAAGTAGGATATTCTTATGCCGAAAAGAAAATAACTTATGGAGATATAGAACAAAGATGGTTAATCGTACAAAGCCAAGATAGAAAAAAATCTGACTTAAAGAAATTATCAAAGAAAATAGAAAAAGCTTTGACTAATACTCAAACTAAGTTAAAAAACCTATCGCAAGAAAAATTTGCTTGTGCTGCTGATGCTAGAAAGGAATTAACCAAAATAAGTAAAGAATTTAAATATCATCAAGTAGAAAATATCGAAGTTATCGAAAAAGATCCTAACGTCAAAGAAGAAAATCAATCAAAATACTATCAAATCTTAGCAACTGTTAGTGAAAATAAAGATGTTATTGACCAAGAAATATTAAGTGCAGGAAGGTTTATAATTGCGACAAATGTTTTGTCAGAAACTGAACTGAGTAGTGAGAAAATGCTGTCCGAATATAAAGCACAACAATCATGTGAGAGAGGATTTAGTTTTCTCAAAAATCCTTTATTTTTAGCAGATAGTATTTTTCTGAAAAGCCCAGAAAGAATAGAAGCATTGGCAATGATAATGGGGTTATGTCTGCTAGTCTATACTCTAGCACAAAGAGAAATTAGAGCAGCTTTAAAATCCTTAAACTATACTGTAAAAAATCAATTGGGCAAAGCCATCAACAATCCAACTATGCGGTGGATATTTCAATGTTTTCAATCAGTTCATCTTGTTACTTTTCAACAAAAAACAGACTTTTATAATTTGACATCTGAGATGAAGTACATTCTCTTATTCCTCCCCGAAGCTTGCCGTAATTACTACAGATATATAAGTTGA
- a CDS encoding ParB/RepB/Spo0J family partition protein, whose amino-acid sequence MAKGLPQIGDKFKGAVQKTDQEQRITDLQAEVERLRALQSPELETEIAKLREQLQTQTGEIAIDTGLIDPNPNQPRQTITQESIQAKARLLKKHGQITPVILVPQDNGRYMLLDGQLRWSGAKLLGWETIRALIVPQPQDLDQSSLLTFLGFEDLNPLDKAEAIFKEITKSTSLEIDEVATTLGAVLKRLERNNQVKELTKLLIASSEKQQQGLEVLGIINEEQALFLVFLEFGLNPASVKSNLLPMLSLPEDLKKAIRHQELKGAHALALVTLSSKILKVSEQEAAIERIKATEQVLNESLTVPETRDLIKGIKTKYLTSEQSESKEVKVIIQKSVVDYLR is encoded by the coding sequence ATGGCAAAAGGATTACCACAAATCGGCGATAAATTTAAAGGGGCAGTACAGAAAACTGATCAAGAACAAAGAATTACGGATTTACAAGCTGAAGTAGAAAGGTTACGTGCTTTACAATCACCAGAATTAGAGACAGAAATCGCCAAATTGCGCGAACAATTGCAAACGCAAACAGGTGAGATTGCCATTGATACAGGTCTAATTGACCCTAACCCTAACCAGCCAAGACAAACAATTACACAAGAGTCTATTCAGGCAAAAGCGAGATTACTAAAAAAACATGGGCAGATTACACCAGTTATTTTAGTTCCTCAAGATAACGGTCGTTATATGCTCTTGGACGGACAGTTACGTTGGTCTGGAGCAAAGCTATTAGGATGGGAGACTATTCGAGCATTAATCGTACCTCAGCCACAGGATTTAGATCAATCTTCGTTATTGACTTTTTTAGGTTTTGAAGATTTAAATCCACTGGATAAGGCAGAAGCAATATTTAAAGAGATCACCAAATCCACTAGTTTAGAAATTGATGAGGTTGCTACAACTCTTGGTGCTGTACTTAAGCGGCTTGAACGTAATAATCAAGTCAAGGAATTAACAAAATTATTAATTGCTAGTAGTGAGAAGCAACAACAAGGTTTAGAAGTACTGGGTATTATTAACGAGGAGCAAGCTTTATTTTTAGTGTTCTTAGAATTTGGGTTGAATCCTGCTTCTGTTAAGTCCAATCTTTTACCAATGTTATCTTTGCCAGAAGATTTAAAAAAAGCAATTCGTCATCAAGAACTGAAAGGCGCTCACGCATTGGCATTAGTAACATTGTCATCAAAAATATTGAAAGTTTCCGAACAAGAGGCAGCTATAGAACGAATAAAAGCAACAGAACAGGTATTAAATGAAAGTTTAACTGTACCTGAGACACGCGATTTAATTAAGGGTATTAAAACTAAGTATTTAACATCAGAACAATCAGAATCGAAAGAAGTAAAAGTAATTATTCAAAAATCAGTAGTGGATTATCTGAGATAA
- a CDS encoding ParA family protein: MKQIVLALLANAGGVGKSTISTHIAYEVSKRGYTVAMLDLDPQRSLDVFCGLSPAEANLTTVELLSKDFKGDWSLVPVWDSKVEVCQGHPLLAEIANELVIRKRGEYSLADKLNKYSLPHNLIILDCPATLGMLNVNALAAATHVLVPVQLEMKAISGSAELVEWCISTSDELQLEPRPPILGFVPSMYNGVVAMHRQYLAQLPAIAERLGIKLYPKIRSSNEFKNASAYGLPLHKYRPKHPACKDFKLIVDDIIALIKEK, from the coding sequence ATGAAACAAATAGTTCTCGCGCTCCTGGCTAATGCTGGTGGAGTAGGTAAGTCTACCATTAGCACACATATTGCCTATGAAGTAAGTAAGCGGGGTTATACAGTAGCTATGTTAGATTTAGACCCCCAACGTTCATTGGATGTGTTTTGTGGTTTGTCACCAGCCGAAGCAAATTTAACTACAGTAGAGTTACTTTCTAAGGATTTTAAAGGTGATTGGTCATTAGTACCAGTTTGGGATTCCAAAGTTGAGGTGTGTCAAGGACATCCCTTGTTGGCTGAAATAGCTAATGAATTGGTTATCAGAAAACGTGGAGAATACAGTCTAGCGGACAAACTAAATAAATATTCATTACCTCATAACTTAATTATCTTGGACTGTCCTGCAACTTTGGGTATGCTAAACGTCAATGCTTTAGCTGCTGCTACTCATGTTTTAGTTCCAGTACAGTTAGAGATGAAAGCTATTTCTGGTTCGGCAGAGTTAGTTGAATGGTGCATTTCCACAAGTGACGAGTTACAACTTGAACCACGTCCACCAATTTTAGGGTTTGTTCCCAGTATGTATAACGGAGTAGTAGCTATGCACAGGCAATACCTGGCACAGTTACCTGCAATTGCTGAGAGATTAGGTATAAAGTTGTATCCAAAAATTCGCAGTTCTAACGAATTTAAAAATGCTAGTGCCTATGGATTACCATTGCACAAGTATCGTCCCAAGCATCCTGCTTGCAAAGATTTCAAGTTAATTGTTGATGATATAATTGCATTAATTAAGGAAAAATAA